A genomic stretch from Flavobacterium nitratireducens includes:
- a CDS encoding fibrobacter succinogenes major paralogous domain-containing protein — MKAKILLITMTVYFIGFSINAQVTDKNGIVYKTVKIGTQIWMSENVKTTTFQNGDLIPEAKNVEDWIKAGKEGKPMFISWDKSSDIKDYGNLYNWYAITDKRGFAPKGWHIPSDKEWTILANFLGGTKLATDKLKSDSLRIGWEVYEGGSNVSGFSGYPGRKNNTRRVL; from the coding sequence ATGAAAGCAAAAATCTTATTAATTACAATGACAGTTTACTTTATCGGTTTTTCAATTAATGCACAGGTGACAGATAAAAATGGCATTGTTTACAAAACAGTAAAAATTGGCACTCAAATTTGGATGTCCGAGAATGTGAAGACAACCACTTTTCAAAACGGAGATCTAATTCCTGAGGCTAAAAATGTAGAAGATTGGATAAAAGCAGGAAAGGAAGGAAAGCCAATGTTTATTTCATGGGACAAATCTTCGGATATTAAAGACTATGGAAATCTATATAACTGGTATGCCATTACCGATAAAAGAGGTTTTGCTCCTAAAGGATGGCATATTCCATCAGATAAGGAATGGACTATTTTAGCTAATTTTCTTGGAGGTACAAAATTAGCGACAGATAAATTAAAAAGTGATTCGCTACGTATAGGTTGGGAAGTTTATGAAGGAGGAAGTAATGTGAGCGGTTTTTCGGGTTATCCGGGAAGAAAAAATAACACCCGAAGGGTCTTATGA
- a CDS encoding DUF4230 domain-containing protein, giving the protein MQRKILLGIVLIAIIVLLFKYCDFKKEDESAGISYNTNLIQQQIVNVGKLVVTEGHFAEVITYKNQQKYLMNMLSFEKKALLVVNADVTVAYDLHQMKYDIDEANKTITILNIPKEEIKISPDIQFYDVEQSKLNPFTGEDYNKINKQVRANLAKKIEKSSLKKNAQNRLISELSKMLILTNSMGWKLQYENKVIENETDLRQNIKL; this is encoded by the coding sequence ATGCAAAGAAAAATACTTTTAGGGATAGTACTAATAGCAATAATAGTCTTATTATTCAAATACTGTGATTTCAAGAAAGAGGATGAATCGGCAGGTATTAGCTATAATACTAACTTAATCCAGCAGCAAATTGTAAATGTGGGGAAATTAGTCGTAACCGAAGGGCATTTTGCTGAGGTGATTACGTATAAGAACCAACAAAAATATTTGATGAATATGCTTTCATTTGAAAAGAAAGCACTTTTAGTTGTTAATGCGGATGTGACGGTAGCCTACGATTTGCATCAAATGAAATACGATATTGATGAAGCAAATAAAACAATCACTATTTTGAATATACCAAAGGAAGAAATCAAAATTAGTCCAGATATTCAGTTTTATGATGTAGAACAAAGCAAATTGAATCCTTTTACAGGAGAAGATTACAATAAAATCAACAAACAGGTTAGAGCTAATTTGGCCAAAAAAATTGAAAAATCTTCCTTAAAGAAAAATGCTCAAAACCGCTTGATTTCCGAACTTTCTAAAATGCTGATTTTAACCAATAGCATGGGTTGGAAGTTGCAATACGAAAACAAAGTAATTGAAAACGAAACTGATTTAAGACAAAATATTAAATTATAG
- a CDS encoding group III truncated hemoglobin has translation MTALSDIKTLDDIKLLVDTFYGKVQKDTLIGPIFNEKIGNNWPSHLERMYRFWQTILLEEHTYSGSPFPPHKHLPVEKTHFNRWMEIFTETIDSLYTGALAEEAKLRAKNMAEMFFYKIEYFRTGGRNFFES, from the coding sequence ATGACAGCATTAAGCGATATCAAAACTCTTGACGACATCAAATTATTGGTTGACACCTTCTATGGAAAAGTGCAAAAAGACACACTTATTGGCCCAATTTTTAATGAAAAAATTGGCAACAATTGGCCTTCACATTTAGAAAGAATGTATCGCTTTTGGCAAACTATCTTACTGGAAGAACATACCTATTCAGGAAGTCCTTTTCCTCCTCATAAACATCTGCCTGTAGAAAAAACACATTTTAATCGTTGGATGGAAATTTTTACCGAAACCATTGATAGTCTTTATACCGGAGCATTAGCCGAAGAAGCTAAACTTCGTGCTAAAAACATGGCTGAAATGTTCTTTTACAAAATAGAATACTTTAGAACAGGAGGTCGCAATTTTTTTGAAAGTTGA
- the ilvA gene encoding threonine ammonia-lyase IlvA: MDLFQQIQEAKKQLEGVVMQTPLTENLNLSNEFNTRILLKREDLQTVRSYKIRGAYNKISTLSPGEKAQGVICASAGNHAQGVAYSCKLLQIKGKIYMPKTTPKQKVKQVTLFGGSFVEIVLTGDTFDDAYAAAMIDATTNKMAFIHPFDDEKVIAGQGTVGLEILESYTQPIDYVFVPLGGGGLSAGLSEVFKHLSPKTKIIGIEPEGAPSMKTSIANGEVTVLENINKFVDGAAVKQVGKITFEICKKNLSDIILVPEGKVCTTILRLYNEEAMVVEPAGALSIAALDFYKEEIKGKTVVCIVSGSNNDIERTAEIKERSLLYEGLMHYFMIQFPQRPGALKEFVNDILGPEDDITYFQFTKKNNREVGPAVVGLELKNRNDIVAIKTKMKEKGFQYEYLNEKQDLFNQLIG; encoded by the coding sequence ATGGATTTATTTCAACAAATACAAGAAGCAAAAAAACAATTAGAAGGTGTCGTAATGCAAACACCTTTGACCGAAAATTTAAATCTTTCTAATGAATTTAATACTCGCATTTTATTAAAAAGAGAGGATTTACAAACGGTTCGTTCTTATAAAATAAGAGGTGCTTACAATAAAATCAGCACACTAAGTCCTGGAGAAAAAGCGCAAGGGGTAATTTGCGCCAGTGCTGGAAACCATGCTCAGGGCGTAGCATATTCCTGTAAATTACTTCAAATAAAAGGCAAAATATACATGCCTAAAACCACTCCGAAACAAAAAGTAAAACAAGTAACTCTTTTTGGAGGTTCCTTTGTTGAAATTGTGCTTACAGGAGATACTTTTGACGATGCTTATGCAGCTGCAATGATAGATGCCACTACTAACAAAATGGCTTTTATTCACCCATTTGACGATGAAAAAGTAATTGCTGGTCAAGGAACAGTAGGTTTAGAAATTTTAGAAAGTTACACTCAGCCTATTGATTATGTTTTTGTTCCACTGGGCGGCGGAGGATTATCTGCAGGACTTTCAGAAGTATTCAAACATTTGAGTCCTAAAACTAAAATCATAGGAATCGAACCTGAAGGAGCACCTTCGATGAAGACTTCAATTGCCAATGGCGAAGTAACCGTTTTGGAAAACATCAACAAGTTTGTAGATGGAGCCGCCGTGAAACAAGTAGGGAAAATCACTTTTGAAATCTGCAAAAAAAACCTAAGTGATATCATTTTAGTTCCTGAAGGAAAAGTGTGTACCACTATTTTACGTTTATACAATGAAGAAGCAATGGTAGTAGAACCTGCTGGTGCATTGTCTATTGCCGCTTTGGATTTTTATAAAGAAGAAATCAAAGGAAAAACAGTTGTTTGTATCGTAAGCGGAAGCAACAACGATATTGAACGTACTGCCGAAATCAAAGAACGTTCTTTACTTTACGAAGGATTGATGCATTATTTTATGATCCAATTTCCGCAACGTCCCGGAGCATTAAAAGAATTTGTTAATGACATTTTAGGACCTGAAGACGACATTACCTATTTCCAGTTTACTAAAAAAAACAATCGTGAGGTAGGCCCAGCAGTTGTAGGTCTTGAATTGAAAAACAGAAACGACATTGTTGCTATCAAAACAAAAATGAAAGAAAAAGGTTTTCAGTATGAATACCTAAACGAAAAACAAGATTTATTCAACCAATTAATCGGTTAA
- a CDS encoding DUF4136 domain-containing protein, translating to MKTIKILPLLFLFLFNACSSVRVNSDYDSHVDFKQYKTYAFHKKGIDKVEISDLDKRRILHAIDNSLSQKGMTKSDNPDLLINFFTKEREQIDVNQFNMGWGYGWGWGWNPYFWGGGNTFVSSSTQGTLFIDLIDTKKKELVWQGQGIGTLSENRIEKEKQINDFVSKILAQFPPGEEKK from the coding sequence ATGAAAACAATAAAAATACTACCGCTCTTATTTCTTTTTCTATTCAATGCCTGTAGTTCTGTAAGAGTAAATTCTGACTACGATAGCCATGTAGATTTTAAACAATACAAAACCTATGCCTTCCATAAAAAAGGAATTGACAAAGTTGAAATATCTGATTTAGATAAAAGAAGAATTTTACACGCAATAGACAATTCGTTAAGCCAAAAAGGAATGACTAAAAGTGATAACCCAGATTTACTCATTAATTTTTTCACTAAAGAAAGAGAACAAATTGATGTAAACCAATTCAATATGGGTTGGGGTTATGGCTGGGGATGGGGATGGAATCCTTATTTTTGGGGTGGAGGAAACACCTTTGTCTCTTCTTCAACTCAAGGAACTCTTTTCATCGACTTAATTGATACCAAGAAAAAAGAATTGGTTTGGCAAGGACAAGGAATAGGAACTCTTTCGGAAAACAGAATAGAAAAGGAAAAACAGATTAATGACTTTGTATCAAAAATCTTAGCACAATTCCCTCCTGGAGAAGAAAAAAAATAG
- a CDS encoding DUF5522 domain-containing protein yields MIGQSNENKLIEGEDFYYTPEGYKCFTEKYHLKRGYCCKSGCRHCPYGYDKKTGTNKK; encoded by the coding sequence ATGATTGGGCAAAGTAATGAAAATAAATTAATAGAAGGTGAAGATTTCTATTACACTCCAGAAGGATACAAATGTTTTACAGAAAAATATCATTTAAAAAGAGGTTATTGTTGTAAAAGCGGTTGTCGACATTGTCCTTATGGATATGATAAAAAAACAGGAACAAACAAGAAATAG